One window from the genome of Gimesia aquarii encodes:
- a CDS encoding DUF1559 domain-containing protein, with translation MRRNYLSFGLRYRGFTLIELLVVIAIIAILIALLLPAVQQAREAARRSTCKNNMKQLGLALHNYHETHGTFPLNYDFSRAPGQVGCGVSWISMSLPFMDQAPMYNRMNFSDTTDTSGSPSTYPGMDSVANDPIRITPIPVLLCPSNPQPKLTASAMHYDFGGQGGNSRSLQAARTDYVGSMGFVWTGWKDCGDTGSNGAPWVDSQRDFKHNDLGRVGGLFWYRGSATISDIVDGASNTIALYENHHWNFSKKFPSEINKSGAWMSPLGAIDTHTSSINADPEEVAGGNGGDDTRCTNWSSTHVGGAHGLLTDGAVRFISENLDLGVNRALVTRSGGETLGEF, from the coding sequence ATGAGAAGGAATTATCTCTCGTTTGGCCTGCGATACCGAGGATTTACTCTCATCGAGTTGCTCGTAGTGATCGCCATTATTGCAATCCTGATTGCTTTACTTTTGCCTGCCGTTCAACAAGCACGTGAAGCAGCACGTCGTTCGACCTGTAAAAACAATATGAAACAGTTAGGTCTCGCGTTACACAATTACCATGAGACTCATGGTACCTTCCCTCTGAATTACGACTTTTCACGAGCTCCCGGCCAGGTTGGCTGTGGTGTCTCCTGGATTTCTATGTCTCTTCCGTTTATGGATCAGGCCCCGATGTATAACCGAATGAACTTTAGTGATACCACGGATACCTCGGGTTCGCCTTCTACATACCCGGGTATGGATAGCGTCGCTAATGACCCTATTCGAATCACACCGATTCCTGTTTTGCTTTGTCCCAGTAATCCCCAGCCCAAACTGACAGCCTCTGCGATGCATTATGACTTTGGGGGCCAGGGTGGAAATTCCCGCTCACTCCAGGCGGCACGAACAGATTATGTTGGCAGTATGGGTTTTGTTTGGACCGGCTGGAAAGATTGTGGAGATACAGGATCCAATGGGGCCCCCTGGGTCGATTCACAAAGAGATTTCAAGCATAACGATCTCGGCCGTGTTGGTGGATTGTTTTGGTATCGCGGTTCCGCCACTATCAGCGACATTGTTGATGGCGCATCCAACACAATTGCACTCTACGAAAACCATCATTGGAATTTCAGTAAGAAATTCCCTTCAGAAATCAATAAATCTGGTGCTTGGATGAGTCCTCTCGGAGCCATTGATACCCATACGTCGTCTATCAATGCTGATCCTGAAGAGGTCGCCGGTGGTAACGGAGGTGATGATACCCGTTGCACGAACTGGAGCAGCACACACGTAGGCGGCGCTCACGGTTTGCTGACAGATGGCGCAGTTCGATTTATCAGCGAAAACCTGGACCTGGGTGTAAATAGAGCATTAGTTACCAGATCTGGTGGTGAAACATTGGGAGAATTTTAA
- a CDS encoding multiheme c-type cytochrome: MAFSKRFVITALVCLITAVICAQYFLTDRNERSNQTVNRSADEREQKSDFIHPVHPSPPSEGYQGSQACLECHADVCNTYQTHPMSFSAQTVPGELTMEDYDLNPGFRSPETHEYVIDKEGGEIFHHEKRLTTENEVIYDKKERVDYAIGSGKRGRSYAINREGLLFMSPISWYSGSQTWDLSPGYQPGHHKQFERRLIDGCIQCHIGLVSKTDGIKDEFDSVPFQDISIGCERCHGPGEKHIQWHSSNAEKSGQDPIVNPVDLTPEAREAVCYQCHLTGEGRILRYGRTEFDFRPGDLIEDIWIVFQQGDRISEKGETQAVSQVEQMHESQCYQKSQGSMGCISCHDPHLIPAEADRVTFYEQRCLECHGENTTECSRPRDSQNQAKESCISCHMPQRQAKSVPHTSLTDHRIIRNKKVGYVQKTSQSDLFSVFREPKDLNAAYDLKRARGFFYIYLAETKNKLQYAQQALELLLPLLNENDSDEELITQIGIAYFLIGNKGKSKTFFELALKLNPRSESALLKLTTICHEEGDYSAGIRYAKRFIEINPWRGQVYGRLVHMSGLTNQFEEGIKYAHRGLEINPASWQLHGWLAQVYQQMGKTELSNQHQKKLQQFRASP; the protein is encoded by the coding sequence ATGGCTTTTTCAAAACGGTTTGTCATTACTGCTCTTGTCTGTCTTATCACAGCAGTCATCTGTGCCCAATATTTTTTAACGGATCGCAATGAGCGGTCGAATCAGACCGTCAATCGATCTGCAGATGAACGGGAACAAAAGTCTGATTTCATACATCCCGTTCACCCTTCGCCACCCTCTGAGGGATATCAGGGGAGTCAGGCCTGCTTGGAATGCCATGCAGACGTTTGTAATACCTACCAAACACATCCGATGTCCTTTTCTGCTCAGACTGTTCCAGGTGAACTTACTATGGAAGATTATGACCTGAATCCTGGTTTTAGATCTCCAGAGACACATGAATATGTCATTGACAAAGAAGGCGGAGAAATATTCCATCATGAAAAAAGACTGACGACTGAAAACGAAGTGATCTATGACAAAAAGGAACGCGTCGATTATGCAATTGGGTCGGGAAAACGCGGGAGATCTTATGCTATCAATCGCGAAGGCCTGTTGTTTATGTCCCCCATTTCCTGGTATAGCGGCAGTCAGACATGGGATCTTTCTCCAGGTTATCAACCGGGACATCATAAACAATTTGAAAGACGGCTGATCGACGGATGCATTCAATGTCATATTGGTTTAGTTTCGAAAACCGATGGAATCAAAGATGAATTCGATTCTGTCCCTTTTCAAGATATTTCGATCGGTTGTGAGCGTTGCCATGGACCGGGAGAAAAACATATTCAATGGCATTCCAGCAATGCAGAAAAGTCAGGCCAGGACCCCATTGTAAATCCTGTTGATTTAACTCCCGAAGCGAGAGAGGCAGTCTGTTATCAGTGTCACCTTACTGGTGAAGGCCGAATCCTTCGTTATGGTCGTACTGAATTTGACTTTCGCCCTGGTGATTTGATTGAGGATATATGGATTGTTTTTCAACAGGGAGATCGGATCTCAGAAAAAGGAGAGACACAAGCAGTCAGTCAGGTTGAACAAATGCACGAGAGTCAATGCTATCAGAAGAGCCAGGGTAGTATGGGATGTATCTCCTGTCATGATCCTCATCTAATACCAGCAGAGGCTGATCGTGTTACCTTCTACGAGCAGAGATGTCTGGAGTGCCACGGTGAGAATACGACTGAATGTTCTCGTCCCAGAGATTCTCAGAATCAAGCAAAGGAGTCCTGTATTTCCTGCCATATGCCACAACGTCAGGCAAAATCCGTCCCACATACATCCTTGACGGACCATCGCATCATTCGCAACAAAAAAGTAGGGTACGTACAAAAGACTTCACAATCAGATTTGTTTTCAGTCTTTCGAGAACCCAAAGATTTGAATGCTGCCTATGACCTGAAGCGTGCACGCGGCTTTTTTTACATCTATCTGGCAGAAACGAAAAATAAGTTACAGTACGCGCAACAGGCACTTGAATTATTATTGCCTTTACTTAATGAAAACGATTCTGATGAAGAGCTAATAACTCAGATCGGCATCGCGTATTTCCTGATTGGAAATAAAGGGAAATCAAAAACGTTTTTCGAGCTTGCGCTGAAATTAAATCCAAGATCCGAATCTGCGCTGCTTAAGCTCACGACGATTTGTCATGAAGAAGGAGATTATTCCGCGGGTATTCGATATGCGAAGCGGTTTATCGAAATCAATCCCTGGAGAGGGCAGGTTTATGGGCGCTTGGTTCATATGTCCGGATTGACGAATCAGTTCGAAGAAGGGATCAAATATGCACATCGAGGACTGGAAATTAATCCTGCGTCCTGGCAACTACATGGATGGCTGGCACAGGTTTATCAACAGATGGGCAAAACAGAGCTGAGCAATCAACACCAGAAAAAACTACAACAATTTCGTGCCAGTCCTTGA
- the cls gene encoding cardiolipin synthase: MLHYLLLHPSNIILIFHPLLAIAVSIRVIMKRPATGVALAWLVLIAAVPFGGVLIYLLIGEHRIGRGRTRAIERLRTDYQKIADIAIQKGATDVDWSRHAFTARGMDKLGETIMGSRTVCGSELQLISDTQVILEKITEDVDAAQKSVLMEFYIWNAGGLADQVMEAVIRAAQRGVSCRLLIDALGARPWWKGKQPQQLREAGVKLLPALPVGIFRTFVGRTDLRIHRKIIVIDGEVAWTGSANLVDPRFFKQGAGVGQWVDAMVRLKGTVVIPMGAIMIGDWMLETGESINDIAEDAGLHFVDPYGPADVQVVPSGPGESGDGLLQMLLALINAAQDELVLTTPYLVPDESLLRAIIGAAGRGVKVLLIVPEKVDSLLTRYASRSYFDELLRVGVKIYLYQGGLLHTKSVMADGAISMFGTANLDMRSLWLNYEVSLFVYEPEFANELRSLQQTYIDDSRRLDSAEWKTRSFKERLLENTLRLVSPLL; the protein is encoded by the coding sequence ATGCTTCATTATTTGTTATTGCATCCTTCAAATATCATCTTAATTTTCCACCCGCTACTTGCGATCGCAGTCTCGATTCGCGTCATCATGAAACGTCCTGCAACTGGTGTTGCATTGGCCTGGCTGGTGCTCATTGCAGCAGTGCCTTTCGGAGGCGTACTAATCTATTTACTGATTGGTGAGCACCGCATTGGCCGTGGTCGTACACGCGCTATCGAACGTCTTCGAACCGACTATCAAAAAATCGCAGACATCGCCATTCAAAAAGGTGCCACTGACGTCGACTGGTCTCGTCATGCATTCACAGCACGCGGCATGGACAAACTCGGCGAAACTATCATGGGTAGTCGCACCGTCTGTGGGAGTGAATTACAACTGATTTCCGATACGCAAGTGATTTTAGAAAAGATCACAGAGGATGTAGATGCAGCACAGAAAAGCGTGCTGATGGAGTTTTATATCTGGAATGCAGGAGGACTGGCTGACCAGGTCATGGAGGCTGTCATTCGTGCTGCGCAGCGTGGAGTTTCCTGTCGTCTCCTGATTGATGCACTTGGTGCCCGTCCCTGGTGGAAGGGTAAACAACCTCAACAACTTCGGGAAGCTGGTGTTAAGCTCTTACCTGCCTTGCCCGTTGGCATCTTCCGTACGTTCGTAGGACGCACCGACCTGCGAATTCACCGTAAAATTATCGTCATTGACGGTGAAGTCGCATGGACGGGAAGTGCCAATCTTGTAGATCCACGCTTCTTCAAACAAGGGGCAGGAGTTGGACAGTGGGTTGACGCAATGGTCCGTCTGAAAGGGACGGTGGTCATTCCAATGGGGGCCATTATGATTGGTGACTGGATGCTCGAAACGGGAGAATCAATCAATGACATTGCTGAAGATGCAGGTCTTCACTTTGTCGATCCATATGGTCCAGCAGACGTCCAGGTTGTTCCCTCAGGTCCGGGTGAAAGTGGTGATGGGCTGCTGCAAATGTTACTGGCCCTGATTAATGCAGCGCAAGATGAGCTGGTGCTTACGACACCGTATCTGGTACCTGATGAATCGTTACTCAGAGCAATCATTGGGGCAGCGGGACGGGGGGTTAAAGTGCTGTTAATTGTCCCTGAGAAAGTAGACTCATTATTGACACGCTACGCGAGTCGTTCTTACTTCGATGAACTACTCAGAGTCGGTGTAAAGATCTATCTTTATCAGGGAGGGTTATTACATACCAAATCAGTCATGGCAGATGGAGCGATTTCGATGTTTGGTACCGCGAATCTTGATATGCGTAGTCTGTGGCTGAATTATGAAGTGTCACTCTTTGTCTACGAGCCAGAATTTGCGAACGAATTACGTTCTTTGCAGCAAACCTATATTGATGATTCAAGACGGCTGGACTCAGCTGAATGGAAAACCAGATCGTTTAAAGAACGGTTATTAGAAAATACCCTGCGGCTGGTGAGCCCCCTGCTGTAA
- the fliM gene encoding flagellar motor switch protein FliM: MADVLSQNEVESLLSALDPTASSSGGGSSSRPTTRNADFNSQISIYDFKRPERVSKEQMRAFRALHESFSREFGAALSGMLRSIIEVKLISVDQLTYSEFVFSLENPTCFNLLESETLEGHIILDISPSIIFPIIDRLLGGNGNSQGSYPNRPLTEIEIRLVSRITGLAIEGIESAWSNLCDWKLKVSQVESNPQLVQIVPPNEVIVLISFEVTMGDTRGIINLCIPFNTIEPLSNKLTSDTWSAYKKKTPDLRQQLSLETSVTQSKIHMKVDLDNSKLTTGEILNLSVGDVIMCNKGSSQSLTVELEGSPVFTAYPGVYKGHKAVSIEKMLAVPKDIIEEKVKKAGGLPLEASQSD; encoded by the coding sequence ATGGCAGATGTACTAAGTCAAAATGAAGTCGAGTCGTTATTGTCGGCTTTGGACCCTACAGCCAGTAGTAGTGGTGGTGGGAGTTCCAGTCGTCCTACCACTCGTAATGCAGACTTCAATTCCCAAATCAGTATTTATGATTTCAAACGCCCGGAACGTGTCAGTAAAGAACAAATGCGGGCTTTTCGTGCGCTGCATGAAAGCTTCAGTCGTGAATTTGGAGCGGCGCTCAGTGGGATGCTGCGATCAATTATTGAAGTCAAATTGATTAGTGTTGACCAGCTAACATATAGTGAATTCGTTTTCAGTCTTGAAAATCCAACCTGTTTTAATCTTCTGGAATCGGAAACTCTTGAAGGACATATCATTTTAGATATCAGTCCTTCGATTATTTTCCCGATCATCGACCGTCTTCTGGGGGGAAATGGTAATTCACAAGGATCATATCCCAATCGCCCGTTGACTGAAATTGAGATACGTCTCGTATCACGTATCACAGGTCTGGCCATTGAAGGAATTGAATCTGCCTGGAGCAACCTGTGTGATTGGAAACTGAAAGTTTCTCAAGTGGAAAGTAATCCACAATTAGTCCAGATTGTGCCTCCGAACGAAGTGATTGTGTTGATTTCTTTTGAAGTCACAATGGGGGATACACGTGGGATTATTAATCTTTGTATCCCTTTTAATACCATTGAACCACTTTCGAATAAGTTGACATCAGATACTTGGTCGGCCTATAAGAAAAAAACTCCTGACTTAAGACAACAGTTGAGTTTGGAAACAAGTGTGACGCAATCAAAGATTCACATGAAAGTGGATTTAGATAATAGCAAACTGACAACGGGAGAAATTTTAAATTTGTCAGTAGGCGACGTAATCATGTGTAACAAAGGGAGTTCACAATCTTTGACTGTTGAATTAGAAGGTTCTCCCGTTTTTACCGCTTATCCTGGAGTTTACAAAGGTCACAAAGCGGTCAGCATCGAAAAAATGTTGGCTGTCCCCAAGGATATCATTGAAGAAAAAGTCAAAAAAGCTGGGGGATTACCTCTGGAGGCGAGCCAGTCAGACTAG
- a CDS encoding Crp/Fnr family transcriptional regulator, with amino-acid sequence MVKVLPVEQLINECVLFQSVTLEEMDVLLHASEREDFPKGARILDEGNSTRYLWIIQSGSCEVRKRLSNGNEQVLTQLSPFSIFGEMSFFKPAPHSASVVALTDVEVLRIPGRGFDQMLKDGVPGAQKVVFNTVRIMSDRLRMMDEWTAEMVQSTGSRSKNAEWHDFRSKLYSDWQF; translated from the coding sequence GTGGTTAAAGTGTTACCAGTTGAGCAGTTAATCAATGAGTGTGTGTTATTCCAGTCGGTGACTCTGGAAGAAATGGATGTCTTGCTTCATGCTTCAGAACGAGAAGACTTTCCTAAAGGGGCTCGCATTCTCGATGAGGGAAACTCGACGCGTTACCTCTGGATTATTCAGAGCGGCTCATGCGAAGTACGAAAAAGACTTTCCAACGGCAACGAGCAGGTTTTGACTCAATTGAGCCCCTTTTCGATTTTTGGTGAAATGTCATTTTTTAAACCTGCCCCCCATTCAGCAAGTGTTGTCGCGTTAACAGACGTGGAAGTCTTGCGTATTCCAGGTCGTGGTTTTGATCAAATGTTGAAGGATGGCGTGCCAGGCGCTCAAAAAGTGGTTTTTAATACGGTTCGAATTATGTCGGATCGACTTAGAATGATGGATGAATGGACAGCGGAAATGGTTCAGAGCACCGGTTCTCGTTCCAAGAATGCGGAATGGCACGATTTTCGATCCAAGCTTTATTCTGACTGGCAATTCTAG
- a CDS encoding glutamate-5-semialdehyde dehydrogenase: MTEFDLPHYTQQLAHQARDASRKLVSANGNQKNDWLCRMIELIRERTPELLEANEKDLKQAPEYGLTEASIDRLKLTDARLQGIVTALQEITALPNPIGEIIGSNMRPNGLLVTQVRVPLGVVFFIYESRPNVTIDAAALCVKSGNAVILRGGKEAFHSNMALYGLLQQGLKDVGLPEQSVQLVETTDREAVGHFLKLGNLIDVTIPRGGKGLIERVAKDATMPVIKHFDGVCHVYLDQAADSELAVSITVNSKCQRPGVCNAAESLLVHADIAKTIFPQVAAALLEQGVELRCCPRSMELINDGQLATDDDYATEYGAMIMSVKIVDSMDAAIQHIHQYGSGHTESIVTTNLAAAEKFTTEVDSAAVIVNASTRFNDGGEFGLGAEIGISTDKFHARGPCGLNELTSYKYVAHGAGQIKQ, translated from the coding sequence ATGACTGAATTCGACTTGCCTCATTACACGCAACAACTGGCTCATCAGGCGCGCGACGCCTCCCGAAAGTTAGTGTCAGCAAACGGAAACCAGAAAAACGACTGGTTGTGCCGGATGATCGAGCTGATTCGGGAGAGAACACCTGAACTACTTGAGGCCAATGAAAAGGACTTGAAGCAGGCTCCTGAATACGGTTTGACTGAGGCATCCATCGATCGCCTTAAATTGACTGATGCACGATTGCAGGGAATTGTTACTGCACTCCAGGAGATTACGGCACTGCCTAATCCGATTGGCGAAATCATTGGTAGTAATATGCGTCCCAACGGATTGCTGGTGACTCAGGTACGGGTTCCGTTGGGGGTGGTCTTCTTTATTTATGAATCAAGACCCAATGTAACAATCGATGCGGCGGCCTTATGTGTTAAAAGTGGAAATGCTGTGATCCTTAGAGGGGGAAAAGAAGCATTTCACAGTAACATGGCCTTGTATGGATTACTACAACAGGGGCTTAAAGATGTGGGGCTTCCCGAGCAGTCAGTTCAGTTGGTTGAAACAACGGACCGTGAAGCTGTCGGTCATTTTCTAAAGCTGGGAAATCTGATTGATGTTACCATTCCCCGAGGTGGTAAGGGATTGATTGAACGTGTTGCCAAGGATGCGACGATGCCTGTGATCAAACACTTCGATGGGGTTTGCCACGTTTACCTTGATCAGGCGGCAGATTCAGAACTGGCGGTGTCGATTACTGTCAACAGCAAGTGTCAACGTCCTGGAGTCTGTAATGCGGCAGAAAGCTTATTGGTTCACGCTGATATCGCGAAAACAATATTCCCTCAGGTGGCAGCTGCTTTGCTAGAGCAAGGGGTAGAACTCAGGTGTTGTCCACGTTCCATGGAATTAATCAATGATGGTCAATTGGCAACCGACGATGACTATGCCACAGAATATGGTGCCATGATCATGTCCGTCAAAATTGTTGACAGTATGGACGCGGCAATTCAGCATATACATCAATACGGTTCGGGACACACTGAATCAATTGTGACCACAAATTTGGCAGCTGCAGAGAAGTTTACTACTGAAGTGGATTCCGCTGCTGTCATTGTTAATGCCAGCACACGGTTTAACGATGGGGGTGAGTTTGGTTTAGGGGCTGAAATTGGTATAAGCACCGACAAATTTCATGCGCGTGGACCCTGTGGCTTAAATGAATTGACTAGTTATAAATATGTTGCCCATGGAGCAGGGCAGATCAAACAATAG
- the rpmI gene encoding 50S ribosomal protein L35: MPKQKTHKGMKKRFKITASGKAKHRKAFRGHILSKKSPKRKIRLRGDGVVTGAEAKIILNALRPSS, translated from the coding sequence ATGCCCAAGCAAAAGACACATAAAGGAATGAAGAAGCGGTTTAAGATTACTGCTTCTGGTAAAGCTAAGCACAGAAAAGCGTTTCGCGGTCACATTCTGAGCAAAAAAAGTCCCAAGCGAAAAATCAGACTTCGTGGTGATGGAGTTGTGACCGGAGCGGAAGCAAAGATTATTCTGAACGCCCTACGTCCCAGTTCATAA
- the rplT gene encoding 50S ribosomal protein L20 encodes MRVRKGAARRRAKKRLFKEASGNYGGRGSLLRTVKETVIRSRVYAYRDRRVRKREFRALWITRITAACRERGINYSQFINGLTKAGITLNRKSLSELAISQPQVFDEIVKAAQAALAA; translated from the coding sequence ATGAGAGTTCGAAAAGGTGCAGCTCGACGAAGAGCAAAAAAGCGTCTGTTTAAAGAAGCAAGCGGTAATTATGGCGGTCGTGGCAGCTTATTGCGGACTGTAAAAGAAACAGTCATTCGATCTCGTGTTTATGCGTATCGAGACCGTAGAGTTAGAAAGCGTGAATTTCGGGCGCTTTGGATTACGCGAATTACTGCCGCCTGTCGTGAGCGAGGTATCAATTATTCGCAGTTCATCAATGGGTTAACGAAGGCAGGGATTACTTTGAATCGGAAGTCTCTTAGCGAGCTTGCCATTTCTCAGCCACAGGTATTTGATGAGATCGTGAAAGCTGCTCAAGCAGCATTGGCAGCCTGA
- a CDS encoding CRTAC1 family protein, whose protein sequence is MPADKTTTEQSPSPSKRSSKFSLESYEEKTVNEKKRDHNNITTPAFRDVHLQAGIEFVYENGAKGDQLMVEAIGGGAGWLDYDNDSYIDVYCIQGGDPTSKSNLNHLVSNQLFRNQGNGVFKKVASAAGANNSRYGQGVSIADFNNDGFDDIYVTNVGQNALYQNMGDGTFANVSETSGTTNNTNWSTSAAWGDLNQDRNLDLYVCNYVKYDVLHPKDCTDKNGVKRTCHPNGMEAEYNEVYFNLGNGHFEAADKKLGLRAEEGKSLGVIISDLNRDQSPDIYVANDVTPNFLFLNHEGQFFHNAAIEKGCAMSGDGNNQASMGIAHGDYDHNGFLDLYVTHFTDDSNTLYANLGEAGFYDVTKATNLHRPTISSLAFGTIMADFNHNRHMNLFIANGHIDQLEDQGYEWKMAAQLFSYQENQWIDCSTQAGRYFGLKRIGRGVAAADYDNDGDQDLIVINQNDPAALLQNNSENNHWLKIMLTGTISNRSAIGTKVEVYQNDETFYQELVGGSSYCSSNQRALFFGFGMENTDCTVKIIWPGGQIQTLDEVHVDQTLKLIEPTKSNSRTGTKLL, encoded by the coding sequence ATGCCTGCGGATAAAACAACCACTGAGCAATCCCCTTCCCCTTCCAAACGTAGTTCAAAGTTCTCACTGGAATCTTATGAAGAGAAAACTGTAAATGAAAAAAAGCGAGACCATAACAACATTACAACACCTGCCTTTCGTGATGTGCATCTGCAGGCAGGAATTGAATTTGTCTATGAAAACGGTGCCAAAGGCGACCAACTTATGGTAGAAGCCATTGGAGGAGGTGCTGGCTGGCTGGATTATGATAACGATTCCTACATTGACGTCTATTGCATTCAAGGTGGAGACCCAACTAGCAAATCTAACCTCAATCATCTGGTAAGTAACCAGTTATTTCGTAACCAGGGCAATGGTGTATTTAAAAAAGTCGCTTCTGCTGCAGGAGCGAATAATTCAAGGTATGGTCAAGGCGTATCCATTGCAGATTTCAATAACGATGGTTTTGATGATATTTACGTCACGAACGTCGGACAAAACGCTCTCTATCAAAATATGGGGGATGGTACCTTTGCCAATGTTTCTGAGACATCAGGGACGACAAATAATACAAACTGGAGTACCAGTGCTGCCTGGGGGGATTTGAATCAGGATAGAAACCTGGACTTGTATGTCTGCAATTATGTCAAATACGATGTGCTGCACCCCAAAGATTGTACTGATAAGAATGGGGTGAAACGGACCTGCCATCCCAATGGAATGGAAGCGGAATATAATGAAGTTTACTTTAATTTGGGAAATGGTCATTTTGAAGCTGCCGACAAAAAGCTAGGTTTGCGCGCAGAAGAGGGAAAATCTCTGGGAGTGATCATTTCAGACCTGAATCGAGACCAGTCTCCAGATATTTATGTCGCCAATGATGTCACTCCCAATTTTCTATTCTTAAATCATGAAGGCCAGTTTTTTCATAATGCTGCCATCGAAAAAGGTTGTGCGATGAGTGGTGATGGGAACAACCAGGCAAGTATGGGAATTGCACATGGTGATTATGACCACAATGGTTTTCTTGATCTTTATGTCACCCATTTCACAGACGATTCAAACACACTTTATGCAAATCTAGGGGAAGCTGGTTTTTATGATGTTACCAAAGCAACCAACTTACACCGTCCCACAATTTCTTCACTTGCTTTTGGAACGATCATGGCCGACTTCAACCATAACCGCCATATGAATCTCTTCATTGCAAATGGTCACATTGATCAACTCGAAGACCAGGGCTATGAATGGAAAATGGCAGCTCAACTTTTTTCTTATCAAGAGAATCAGTGGATAGACTGTAGTACTCAGGCAGGTCGTTATTTTGGTCTGAAACGAATTGGACGTGGAGTTGCTGCTGCAGATTATGATAACGATGGTGATCAGGATCTGATTGTGATTAACCAAAATGATCCCGCGGCCCTGCTACAAAACAATTCAGAAAACAACCATTGGTTAAAAATCATGCTGACCGGAACAATCAGTAACCGCTCTGCCATTGGAACGAAAGTAGAGGTCTATCAAAATGATGAAACATTTTATCAGGAGCTTGTTGGTGGGAGTAGTTATTGTTCGAGTAACCAACGCGCCCTCTTTTTCGGATTCGGTATGGAAAATACAGATTGTACTGTAAAAATCATTTGGCCAGGCGGGCAAATCCAAACCTTGGATGAAGTCCATGTCGACCAGACTTTAAAGCTAATTGAACCGACAAAATCAAATTCAAGGACTGGCACGAAATTGTTGTAG
- a CDS encoding Glu/Leu/Phe/Val family dehydrogenase yields MSSYETACRYFDQASRQVGLSRNMQELLRTPEREVKVEVAIERDNGEIATYIGYRIQHDSSRGPMKGGLRFHHEVDADEVLALASLMTWKTALVNIPYGGAKGGISVDVSQLSQGELERVTRKFVDKVYDVIGPSKDIPAPDMGTNAQVMAWIMNQYEKYRGFNPACVTGKPLELHGADGREEATGRGVAMITRETLDRLKIDVTGVTVAIQGFGNVGSFAAHFLDEFGAKVVAVSDASGGIYKADGLNIPQLIEYSKDTGAVRGFPETEAISNEELLTSNVTVLIPAALGGVLTKEIARDTRAKCIIEAANNPTEPEADEIFEKNDIVVVPDILANAGGVTVSYFEWVQNRQHFSWEKSRVRSELDRIMCDSFELVWKIATDKKVSLRVAAYILGIGRVGRATVLGGI; encoded by the coding sequence ATGAGTTCTTATGAAACAGCATGTCGTTATTTCGATCAGGCTTCACGTCAAGTTGGCTTATCGCGCAATATGCAGGAGTTATTGCGAACTCCGGAACGCGAGGTCAAAGTTGAAGTCGCAATCGAACGTGATAACGGTGAGATCGCGACTTATATCGGATACCGCATCCAGCATGACAGTTCCAGAGGGCCTATGAAAGGAGGACTTCGTTTTCATCATGAAGTTGATGCCGATGAAGTACTGGCACTCGCATCCTTAATGACCTGGAAGACCGCTTTAGTCAATATTCCCTATGGCGGAGCTAAAGGAGGAATTTCTGTGGATGTGAGCCAACTGTCACAAGGCGAACTGGAACGGGTCACTCGTAAATTTGTTGACAAAGTTTACGATGTGATCGGGCCTTCAAAAGATATTCCTGCTCCCGATATGGGAACGAATGCGCAAGTGATGGCCTGGATTATGAATCAGTATGAAAAATACCGCGGATTTAATCCTGCATGTGTGACGGGGAAACCATTGGAATTGCACGGTGCTGATGGCCGTGAAGAAGCGACCGGCCGAGGTGTGGCCATGATTACCCGTGAGACGTTGGATCGGTTAAAAATTGATGTGACAGGTGTGACGGTTGCCATACAGGGGTTTGGCAATGTGGGAAGCTTTGCCGCTCATTTTCTTGATGAATTTGGAGCGAAAGTCGTTGCGGTTTCTGATGCCAGTGGTGGAATCTATAAGGCGGATGGGCTTAATATTCCCCAATTAATCGAGTATTCCAAGGATACGGGGGCAGTCAGGGGATTTCCGGAAACTGAGGCGATTTCTAATGAAGAATTATTAACTTCGAACGTCACTGTATTAATTCCTGCTGCATTAGGAGGCGTACTGACGAAGGAAATTGCCAGAGACACGAGAGCGAAATGCATTATCGAGGCTGCCAATAATCCGACAGAGCCAGAAGCGGATGAAATTTTTGAGAAAAACGACATCGTGGTCGTTCCTGATATTCTCGCAAATGCTGGTGGCGTCACCGTTAGCTATTTTGAATGGGTTCAGAATCGACAGCATTTTAGCTGGGAAAAATCCCGTGTTCGTTCCGAGTTAGATCGTATTATGTGTGACAGCTTTGAATTAGTATGGAAAATCGCGACAGATAAAAAAGTATCGTTACGCGTCGCCGCCTATATCCTGGGCATTGGTCGGGTTGGTCGCGCAACCGTTTTAGGGGGGATCTAA